In Snodgrassella alvi wkB2, the DNA window TTCACTTAATGCCTCACTTTGGGTCAGCAATGCAGCTTCAATTAATGCTTCGATAGAAACAGATTGATTCATAGTCATATATTTCTATACTTAAATTGAAATCCGTTTTAAATAATCTATAAAGATTAACCTTTGCGCGCAGCTTTTCTGGCTGCCCGTTCTGCCTTAAGCTGTGCTTCATGCTGCTGACCTTTTTTCAACCAAACTGCCCACTGATTGGGCGTTTCCAATGTAATACGCCCGATTAGTCCGTCACGAAAATCAGTCAGCAGGCGTTCAGCAGCTTTCTGGTAATCAATGCGCCCGCCACTTAATAATGCACCACGCTTTTTACCTACCCATTCTAACCATTGATCATCAAGCCAGTGCGAGCTTTCGCTCAAGTCGGCCTGATAGCGTTGCTGTAGTAATGGCAAATAATGCCGGCGCAGATAATCCAGTAATTCCAGTGCCACCACCTCTTCATCCAGGGCATTACGACCCACGGCACCACTGGCAGCTAAATTATAACCGGCCTCCTCAACTATAATTTTCGGCCATAACATTCCGGGCGTGTCGTATAACCAGAAATCATCAGCCAGTATCAGTCGCTGTTCAGCCTTAGTAATACCCGGCTCATTACCGGTTTTGGCACTGCGTTTACCTAGCATGCCATTAATCAGGGTAGATTTACCTACATTGGGAATACCGCAAATAAGCACTCTCAGCGGTCTGTCCAAACCGTGGCGGTTAGGAACCAGTGCGCGGCTGGCCGCAATAATTCTGTTAGCAGCCTGCTTTTCTGATGCATCCAGTGCCAAGACATTAGTATTAGGCTGGGAACGGTAATCAGCCAACCACAACTCTGTGCGCTCGGGATCAGCTAAGTCCTGCTTGTTCAGAATTTTTAATTTTGGTTTATTTCCGGACAGTTTTGCCAGCAAAGGATTGGCACTGGAAGCAGGCAGGCGGGCATCCAGTACTTCAATTACCATATCCACGCTCTTTATCCGTTCGGCAATGACTTTTTTGGCTTTGTTCATATGCCCGGGGTACCACTGAATAGCCATAAACTGTCCTTGTCTGAAATCAAAAATATCAAAACTGAAAACATTCAGGCAGCCTGACATCAGGCTGCCTGAATAACGCATAATGCGTATTATACCGTTTTTTCAGAATGATTACTTAATTCTAACTGTCTGTGCCGAATCAATACTGAATAAGCATTTAACCTATTTGCCAGTGCTTCTACAATATAGACAGAACGATGCTGACCCCCAGTACAGCCGATGCCAATATTAACATAACTGCGACTTTCTTTTTCCATGTGCGGTAACCAGCGCAATAGAAAACCGGATAAATCATCTATCATTTCTGCCATAACCGGCTGTCCAGAAAAAAATGTCTTTACAGGTTCATCCAGACCACTATACGGACGTAAGTGGAAATCATAATAGGGATTAGGTAAAAAACGCACATCAAAAACGAAATCAAGACCGGCAGGTACACCAAATTTATAACCAAAAGACTCCAGAACAACACGCATTGGCGCTACCGGCAAGTGCAACCATTGCTGAATCTGACGGCGCAATTGCGGTACATTCAGTAATGAGGTGTCAATTACATAAGCATGGCTTTGCAAAGTGGACATGTATTGCTGTTCAGCAGAAACACTCTCACTTAATGTTTTATGTTCCCGTGCCAATGGATGGCTGCGGCGTGTTTCTGAAAACCGGCGCAGTAAAACGGCTACAGAAGAAGTCAAAAACAGCAAATCTACCTGATGTCCCAGAGTACGTAACTGTGTGACCAGTTCCAATACATCTGCAGGGTTGAAGCGTGAACGGATATCTACGCTTACGCCAAGTTGCGCTACATGACTGGCTGCATAGTGCTCAATCAGACCGGGCAACAGCTTTACCGGTAAATTATCAACACAGACAAAGCCGACATCTTCCAGTAAACGTAAAGCAATAGATTTTCCAGAACCGGATAATCCGCTAATCAATACTATCCTCATGATTCACCGCATCCTCTTTCAGCATTGAATTATGACGATCCAGAAATTGCTTGGTACTGTCCTGACCACGCATTTGTAAAATAAAATTACTCACAGCAGCCTCTACCAATACAGCCAGATTTCGACCCACTGCTACCGGCAAAGTAACACTGCGAATAGATACATTGAGAATGCTTTCAGTTTCACTTTTTATACTCAGACGGTCAATCCTTTGCATATGGGTATCATCGGCCAGTACCAGATTGATTATTAGCTGTAACTGCTTTTTGGGTCGTACAGCAGTTTCACCGAAAATTGCCCGTATATTCAAAACACCAAGACCGCGCACTTCAAGAAAATCTTTCAGCATAGCCGGACAGCGGCCTTCAAGTGTTTCCGGCCCGATACGGTATAACTCCACCGCATCATCTGCCACCAGACCATGTCCGCGTGATATCAGCTCCAGAGCCAGTTCGCTTTTACCCAGACCTGACTGACCGGTTATCAGCACACCAACTTCAAATACATCCAGAAATACGCCGTATTTAACTGTAGAAGCTGCCAGCACTCTCTGCAGATAAATTCGCAAAACATCCATCAGAAAAGGGCTTTCTGTTTTAGATGTCAGCAAAGGTACATTATGCGTATGACAATAATCACGCAACATATAGGGCACAGGTAAATCATTTGCGACTATGATCAGTGACATAGTCAAATCAAACAATTCATTAAGCGTGGTTTTGATTTCACCCGCTTCAATTTTATTCAGATACTCGACTTCTGCAATCCCGATTACCTGTACCTGATTGGGATGAATAAAATTCAGATGTCCTACCAGCGCCAGTACCGGCTTATCGGCGTCAATACTGATACGGTTATCCGCACCGGCTGTGCCGGCAGACCATGCAAGTTTCAGTTTTGTCTGATTGTCATGATATAAGCGCCGTACCGAAATACTGGGCATAGTAATGTTTCCTTATACCTGTTCTGCTATCAGTATTTCACGCACACTTTCGGCACTGGTAGCAGACAATAATGCATTGCGTACAGATTTTTGTGAAAATTTTCCGGCCAGTTCTGATAAAACATTCAAATGCTTGGTTGATGCATTTTCCGGTACCAATAGTATAAATACCAGACTGACGGGTTGCTCATCCGGAGCATCAAATGCGATGGGTGTCTGCAGACGGAAAAACGCACCTACCGTATCTTTCACTGCACCGGTACGCCCGTGCGGAATGGCCACACCCTTACCTAGTGCGGTTGAGCCCAGCTTTTCGCGTGCAAACAAACAATTAAAAACATCTTCCTGCGACAAACCTGCCTCTTCGGATAATAATTGACCGGCTTCTTCAAACAGACGTTTCTTACTACTTACATTTAAATCAAGAACCACATGTGAAACCGGTAAAATATCCCCAATTAAACTCATGCTCATATTCAATTCCTATCAAACTGCACTGTACAGCCGGCTAATCCGAAAAGGGGACTAATTTACTTTGCTGATTCAGATGCAATTTATTTCAATACAATCAAATTACAAAATTATCTCTTATTTCTACCTGATAATGCTTTCATTGTTCATGATTTGCCTATCCAGTAATGCAGAAGCAATCCAATAAACAGGATAAGACCAATCCGGTTATTACGAACAAACATGGTAAAGCATATTTTGCGGTCTCTCGTACGAATATTGAGCCACTGACAATACTGCAAAACAGATACAATTACCAGTGCCAGCCAGTACCAGATAGTGGCGTGAATCTGCCAGCCAGCCAGAATCATCAGCAGATCAAACCCTGCATGACACAACATAACAGCAGTAATATCGTGATTACCAAAAGTAATTGCAGATGTATGAATGCCTATTTTTAAATCATCTTCCTTGTCTGCCATGGCGTATATAGTGTCATAAGCTAAAGTCCACAATATATTGGCAACCAGCAAAATCCACGCAATCATCGGCACATGATTAGTTATCGCTGCAAACGCCATAGGTATCCCAAACGAAAATGCCAGACCAAGATATAACTGCGGTAATGGAAAAAAACGTTTAGTAAACGGATATGTCATGGCTAGAAATAGTGCGGGAATACTCATCAGCCAGGTAAGTCGATTCATAGGCAGCAAACAGAATGCAGATAAAATACACAATAGTAATGTCAGTATGAGCGCTTCTTTTTTACTTACCTTTTTTAAAGCAAAAGGTCGCTGACAGGTACGATCAACAGCACCGTCAAAATCGCGGTCAGCATAATCATTAATCAC includes these proteins:
- the ubiA gene encoding 4-hydroxybenzoate octaprenyltransferase — encoded protein: MRIDRPIGTLLLLWPTWWALWIAADGYPDWLIVLLFTIGTFLMRSAGCVINDYADRDFDGAVDRTCQRPFALKKVSKKEALILTLLLCILSAFCLLPMNRLTWLMSIPALFLAMTYPFTKRFFPLPQLYLGLAFSFGIPMAFAAITNHVPMIAWILLVANILWTLAYDTIYAMADKEDDLKIGIHTSAITFGNHDITAVMLCHAGFDLLMILAGWQIHATIWYWLALVIVSVLQYCQWLNIRTRDRKICFTMFVRNNRIGLILFIGLLLHYWIGKS
- the hprK gene encoding HPr(Ser) kinase/phosphatase, whose product is MPSISVRRLYHDNQTKLKLAWSAGTAGADNRISIDADKPVLALVGHLNFIHPNQVQVIGIAEVEYLNKIEAGEIKTTLNELFDLTMSLIIVANDLPVPYMLRDYCHTHNVPLLTSKTESPFLMDVLRIYLQRVLAASTVKYGVFLDVFEVGVLITGQSGLGKSELALELISRGHGLVADDAVELYRIGPETLEGRCPAMLKDFLEVRGLGVLNIRAIFGETAVRPKKQLQLIINLVLADDTHMQRIDRLSIKSETESILNVSIRSVTLPVAVGRNLAVLVEAAVSNFILQMRGQDSTKQFLDRHNSMLKEDAVNHEDSID
- the ylqF gene encoding ribosome biogenesis GTPase YlqF, which encodes MAIQWYPGHMNKAKKVIAERIKSVDMVIEVLDARLPASSANPLLAKLSGNKPKLKILNKQDLADPERTELWLADYRSQPNTNVLALDASEKQAANRIIAASRALVPNRHGLDRPLRVLICGIPNVGKSTLINGMLGKRSAKTGNEPGITKAEQRLILADDFWLYDTPGMLWPKIIVEEAGYNLAASGAVGRNALDEEVVALELLDYLRRHYLPLLQQRYQADLSESSHWLDDQWLEWVGKKRGALLSGGRIDYQKAAERLLTDFRDGLIGRITLETPNQWAVWLKKGQQHEAQLKAERAARKAARKG
- the rapZ gene encoding RNase adapter RapZ → MRIVLISGLSGSGKSIALRLLEDVGFVCVDNLPVKLLPGLIEHYAASHVAQLGVSVDIRSRFNPADVLELVTQLRTLGHQVDLLFLTSSVAVLLRRFSETRRSHPLAREHKTLSESVSAEQQYMSTLQSHAYVIDTSLLNVPQLRRQIQQWLHLPVAPMRVVLESFGYKFGVPAGLDFVFDVRFLPNPYYDFHLRPYSGLDEPVKTFFSGQPVMAEMIDDLSGFLLRWLPHMEKESRSYVNIGIGCTGGQHRSVYIVEALANRLNAYSVLIRHRQLELSNHSEKTV
- the ptsN gene encoding PTS IIA-like nitrogen regulatory protein PtsN, whose protein sequence is MSLIGDILPVSHVVLDLNVSSKKRLFEEAGQLLSEEAGLSQEDVFNCLFAREKLGSTALGKGVAIPHGRTGAVKDTVGAFFRLQTPIAFDAPDEQPVSLVFILLVPENASTKHLNVLSELAGKFSQKSVRNALLSATSAESVREILIAEQV